ATCCATGTTGTGGAAGAATTCTGTaggaatgggggagagtcaggtCCCATTCCGGGGCTCCTCGCCCCCTCTCCCATCCTCCAGTCTACAAGCAGAGTCTACGCGGCTAAAATCCTAAAATCCCTTGCTAACAGCACCAGGCTTCACCATCACAGTTCTTGTGCTGAGCACCGGACATCAAATGTATCATTTACTGTGTGTACCACTCCCACCTCAATGGGCCTTATTGTTTCCAAAGTTTAAAGGAAGTGGAGTATGCACACAAAGGGATGTAACTGGCcatgtggcagagccaggatgacACTCAAGGGCCCTGATCCCTGATAAGCTCCTGGCCCCGGGCCTTGTGGGTAGTAGGGGATTCGTGAGcttgggagaagggaaaaggagagtcCCTGGGAGTTGCTTAGCTAGTTCCCTCCCTTCTGATGACCAAATGGAGTAGCTGAAGCCCAGAATGAGGGCTTCTCCCAGTCCCCAGGAGAGATGGGGCTAGAAATTAGAAACCATAGTGGGGGGCTTGCAGGCCTTGGAAATGCTGACAGACAGCTTTTGTAAGCAGTTGTGTTTTCCCAAAGGCTGGGTGGCAGTGCTGGGGAAGAGCACTATTGGGGCTCCTGTCTCCCACCCAGTGCCAGTCAGGGGTATTAGGGGTTCAAGGGGCACCAAGTAGGGCATGGGACATCCTTGCCTGGGAATGTGCTATTTCCATGGCTGCCCCAGAGGTGCCTCCGCACAGCAAACAGGCCGTCAGGGGCCTCCTGggggctgggccaggctgggccagTGGCGGCTGAGGTGCCAGTGGCCACGATGCAGCAGGAGCCCTTGTCGGATGACGCCTGCAGGAGGAGGGAGACGCTGGTGATTCAGAGCCTTAAACTTTCcacttgaattttaaataagtaagtgttttttaaaagcaagggAGCTCTCTTCTCAATTCGTCTGGTGCGGAATCCCATGAAGCAGTGTGAGCTGTATTTATTAGAGTGTGCGTGTggacccgtgtgtgtgtgtgtgtgtgtgtgtgtgtgtgtgtgtgtgtagaacacCAAAGCTGGGGCCTCGAGCTGGGGTTGAATCAGGCTTCTCTTCTCCCCAACTGTGACCTGTGACCTGTGACCTTAGGGATGATGGTAATACCTATTGAGGATTAGATCATTATGCTCTAGCAACGTTCTCAGAAACGGTGCCTGGCACCCAGGGCCTGCTTCATGGGTGTGTGACCTGTTTAATCACATAGGTCCCTGCACTTTGTTTACTCCTCTGTGATTATCATCTTGAAATCTGAGCCCCGTGTTGTTATCTTGCACTGGACCCTGCGAGTTACATAGCCAATCCTGCCAGTAGCAAGGGGTCTGTGTTCAGTCAGTGTCTGGCTATTTGCTGTTGCTTTGAAAACTCAAGAGCATGATGTTTTGGGATCTTAGGGTCAGAGGCTTTGTAGTTGGAAGGGACAGATTTCCAGGTCTGGGAATGTTtggagctggggacaggggccCAGATGTCCTGGGGCCTGGGTGCAAGGACAagtccccatcccctccccccccccgccacaagCAGTCTGTGCCACCTACTGGCCTGGTGTGGCTCACCGTGGATGGAGCTTTGGTCAGAGCCATCTTCCCAGCCAGGTGGGCCTGCATAGCACCCAGCTTCTCCTTCTCCAGCACCAGCTGTGAGGATGGGCACAAAGTGAGGCCTCACCTTGGCCATTCTCCACCACACCTTTTTGCTCAGGTTCCCTGGGAGTGCTCCACCCCCTCCCTTTATGCCAGCCCCCATCCTGGGTGAACTTGGCTCCTGGCACAGGGTGGACATAAGGCTTGCCCATCATCGCCCAACCACCCCTCCCCTACATTACCTGCTGTTCCAGAGACTGCACCACTTCCCTCTGGAGGAGACACTGTGCCCTGCCCTTCTCATCCAGGAGATGGTCCGCCTGGCAGTGCCTGGGTCGGGAGGAGATTCCATGTGGGTGACCATGGTGGGCCTGGCTTTCTGGCTCAAATATTCCAAGTGAGGAGGGCCAGACACTCTGGGAGTTCTCTCTTCAGAGtctcagcctccctcccctctctatACCTCAGTCTTCCTCTTACACCTGCTATTCCTTCAACACACGCTACTTGGCACCTCCTGGTGCCAGGCCTGAGCTCACCACCTGAGCCTGGCCAGGGTGCTGGAGGTGATGTTGGAAGGCTGCTAAACTGAGAGCAGGCCAGGTAGGTTAGGGCAGGAGGGGCACCCCAGGTGGAGGGGACAGCCTGTGTAAAGTCCTGGTCGTGAAGAAGACAGGGTGCAGAGTCACCACTGATAGTTGGGTTTGGTTGGAGAAGGGGTATGTGCGTGTGTGATGGGGCTGAGGGAGGCAGCAACAGCTACTGTGAGAATCTAGGACTTTAGGGATCAATAAAATCAGGCTGGTGTGTTGGTATCAGGGTAGCAGGGCAAAGCAGTTAGGAGTGTGGtttctggagcctggagccttctgcctgggttcaaaccacAGCTCTGTCACTTAGGAACTGGGTGATCTTGATCAAGACACTTAACTttttttggcctcagtttctgtatctgtaaaatggaggtaaataATAGTATGCACCTCTATTATGATGCCccattacacagatgaggaaaccaaggcccagagaagctaagtaacttgcccaaggtcacacagccagtgagtgatagagctgggatttgaacctacaGTCTCAGCCTTTGCCTTTTGCCTCTTTGCTACCTATGAGGCCTGAGCTGAGACCTGTACCACAGGCATCCTCCTACAAACTGGGGGCCCTCCTGGACAGGATAGGGCCTGGGTCACTCACTTGAGGAAATCCTCTGGCTCCTCGAAGACCTTCTCACATCCAGGCCACTTGCAGACACCATTTGCCAGCAGTGAATAGGAGCCCTGGGGCACGGTTGAAAGGGTGCTAGGGGGAACAGAGGGTGTTCAGGGGAGGGAATGCCAGGGCGGGGGTCCTTCCCAGCCTTGTCCACTGACCTGTCTTTCCGGGGTGTGCTGGGGCTTGGGAAGGTGCAGAGCAGTGCTGGCTCCCTGGACACCCATTCCAGGCTGGCCACGTTGATTCCTGTAGGTCAGGACAGGGCACCTTTGGGGACTGAGAGCTCAGCCCACAGAGACTCTCATTTTGAGCTTCCCACCCTCCTGAGCTTCGCAGGCCCTGACTCCCAATGGGTTCTGTTGTCCCTCACGTCCAAGGCTTCTGGTAGAGCCGCTCAAAGACTGCCATTTGCAAGAGCTGACATTTTGACTATGCAAAGATCTGCAGTTCCGTGATTCTGACATTCTGCATCTTTAAGGTTCTGAGCCTGACATTTTTTTGGAGGTTGGAGTTTCCAATATGATAAGACCTGATACCTCTGCCCTCCTGAGGGCTACCATTCAGCAGCCTACACTGCTCACATTCAAGGACTTGGGGGCTTGGGTTCTGTAGAGCCGTGGGGTGGGGTGTTACCAGGTGGCAGGCCGGGCCGGGCCTTGAGGGAGAAGACGCCAGTGGCAGCAGTGGGTGGCGGGAGGCTGATCATAGCTGGGCTGTCCAGTGGGCGCACCTGCAGCACGGGGGTCCGAGCGTGGGTATCCACCGTTGAGAGCTGGGGGCACATATGGGCTGTGGTTTAGCCTGCCCCCACCCAgttctccttcctgctccctcctccctgcccagtcTGGGTCAGTACCTGGTGCATGAAGTGTGGCCTGTCCTGGAGGAGTGCCTGCAAGTGGGGCGAGGGGCCCAGCCGTGTCCCAGAGGGTGCCACCATGACTAGGGGCACTGTAGGCAGCTAGgggggagaaggcaggcaggtgAGATGTCATCCTTCCTCTCATTGGCCTACATGTCTAATTCACACACTCCTTACCACAAGCCTACATGGCAGGGACTCTGACCATCCCCTTTGCACGtactaggaaactgaggctcagggagagtgAATGACTTTTTCAAGATCAagcagctaataagtggcagagctggcctCAATCCTATCGCCTCAACTCTTTGGGCTCCAGCCCTCCCCTCTGTCACATGGGGATGGGGTCACATAGCCATGCCTGTGGGACCACGATAGGATCTCCTCTCCTGAGACAAGGATTGGGAGGTTGGGGAGAGCCTCGAATCTCTGAGACCTGCTAACTGGGGACTTTCTTGGCCCTGTGACATCTGCATAAGTCACAGACTTGCCTGGGACCCAGAAAACCACTTCCTGTGCCCCAGCTGGGCCCCCCGCCCAGTGCCACAGTAAAGGTCGGCACCTGTAGGCCCAGGtaccccaccctgcctgccccaTTCTGGGCCCTGGGCCTCACCTGCAGCTGCGATGGTGGCATGGGGTTCAAAGAGGAGGAGGCATGGGCCCCGCCTCGGAGGTCCCGGCCCTGGAAGGTTGCCCCTGGGCCCTTGGCCCCCAGCGGGTCTGAAGTCTTGGGTCCAGCCCTCCAGCTGGGTGAGGCTCCTGGGGATGGGCCAAGTGCCAAGGAAGGGGCCGAGGGCTTGGCTGGCCTGGGGTTGGGCATTGGGTCCTTGTCCGAGGGCAGGCTGTGGGGACATATGGGGAAGGAGTTACACATGTCccttgtggggtgtgtgtgtgtgtgaactacTCAACCACCTGAACCACGTGGGCACCTCCGCTGGTCAGAGCAGGCATTGGCTGGGGCATGTCCCCAAAGGCTCCCCAGCTGAACCCCAGCACCGGTCACGTGTACGTGcggcacacaccacacacacattggTGTCAGGAACacaggtatgtgtgtgtctcCACACATGCTCAGTGTGCAGATGTGCACTGGTCCTGTGCATGCTGGCACAGCCCTGGTGGCGATATGCCCTCCACAAGGGAGGTGGGGGATTTGGGGTGGTTTGTGGGGCCTCAGCCAGGGCAGGTTTCAGCTTTTTTCCCCAACCATTTGAGGCTTGTCTCCAAGCCTCAGCCACCTGGGTCTCTCTGCACTCTGCACAGGCCATGTGACCTTTGCTGATCCTGCTGGGACTGGTCCATGACTCTCCTGATGGCATTATTTTATCCCAGTGACCTGGCATACACAAGAGTGGAGGGGGGCATGGACTCaagatccctctggctgctgtgagaGGGACAGACTCTAGGAAGGTGAAAACAGGAGTACTGGCAAGGAGGGTCAAGCAAGTGACAGCTGGGGCACAGAccagggtggtggcagtggagatGGTAAGAAGTGGGTGGATTTTGAGTGTTTTGAAGGTGGAGTCAGAATTTGCTGGCAGCTTGGATGTGGTAGGGGGTGGTAAGAAAGGGAGGGTCAAGGTGATCTCCAGGTATTTGCCTGAGCAGCTGGAAGGACAGAGCGGACATCACCTGAGATGGGGACAATGGGGACAGCAAGGTTGGGGGTGATGACACCAGGTGTGGATAGACACAAAGGGTCTGGTGTTAGACATGCCAGTGGAAATACTGAGCGGCAGCTGAGTACAGGAGTctggggcccaggcaggggcagggtcTGATCATCTCTGGGCTCTTGCCCCAAATGGAGCTGACATGGCAGGTGCCAGAGAGGAGAGACCGACTCTCTTGAGCCAAGGTCTGTGGGAGCATCTTGACTCAGCCCCCACCAGAGTTTATCCCAACTCTGCTGTCCAAGCCTGCACTCGTGCTATATGCCCTGCCTGGAAAGTCTGCTCTTCCTCGGTATCTCCTATCTGAACCCTATCCAGAAAGTTCTCCATAATGGCTCCAGGCACCTTTG
The window above is part of the Panthera tigris isolate Pti1 chromosome X, P.tigris_Pti1_mat1.1, whole genome shotgun sequence genome. Proteins encoded here:
- the FOXP3 gene encoding forkhead box protein P3 isoform X3, which translates into the protein MPNPRPAKPSAPSLALGPSPGASPSWRAGPKTSDPLGAKGPGATFQGRDLRGGAHASSSLNPMPPSQLQLPTVPLVMVAPSGTRLGPSPHLQALLQDRPHFMHQLSTVDTHARTPVLQVRPLDSPAMISLPPPTAATGVFSLKARPGLPPGINVASLEWVSREPALLCTFPSPSTPRKDSTLSTVPQGSYSLLANGVCKWPGCEKVFEEPEDFLKHCQADHLLDEKGRAQCLLQREVVQSLEQQLVLEKEKLGAMQAHLAGKMALTKAPSTASSDKGSCCIVATGTSAATGPAWPSPQEAPDGLFAVRRHLWGSHGNSTFPEFFHNMDYFKFHDMRPPFTYATLIRWAILEAPEKQRTLNEIYHWFTRMFAFFRNHPATWKNAIRHNLSLHKCFVRVESEKGAVWTVDEFEFRKKRSQRPSRCSNPTPGP
- the FOXP3 gene encoding forkhead box protein P3 isoform X1: MCNSFPICPHSLPSDKDPMPNPRPAKPSAPSLALGPSPGASPSWRAGPKTSDPLGAKGPGATFQGRDLRGGAHASSSLNPMPPSQLQLPTVPLVMVAPSGTRLGPSPHLQALLQDRPHFMHQLSTVDTHARTPVLQVRPLDSPAMISLPPPTAATGVFSLKARPGLPPGINVASLEWVSREPALLCTFPSPSTPRKDSTLSTVPQGSYSLLANGVCKWPGCEKVFEEPEDFLKHCQADHLLDEKGRAQCLLQREVVQSLEQQLVLEKEKLGAMQAHLAGKMALTKAPSTASSDKGSCCIVATGTSAATGPAWPSPQEAPDGLFAVRRHLWGSHGNSTFPEFFHNMDYFKFHDMRPPFTYATLIRWAILEAPEKQRTLNEIYHWFTRMFAFFRNHPATWKNAIRHNLSLHKCFVRVESEKGAVWTVDEFEFRKKRSQRPSRCSNPTPGP
- the FOXP3 gene encoding forkhead box protein P3 isoform X2, yielding MCNSFPICPHSLPSDKDPMPNPRPAKPSAPSLALGPSPGASPSWRAGPKTSDPLGAKGPGATFQGRDLRGGAHASSSLNPMPPSQLQLPTVPLVMVAPSGTRLGPSPHLQALLQDRPHFMHQVRPLDSPAMISLPPPTAATGVFSLKARPGLPPGINVASLEWVSREPALLCTFPSPSTPRKDSTLSTVPQGSYSLLANGVCKWPGCEKVFEEPEDFLKHCQADHLLDEKGRAQCLLQREVVQSLEQQLVLEKEKLGAMQAHLAGKMALTKAPSTASSDKGSCCIVATGTSAATGPAWPSPQEAPDGLFAVRRHLWGSHGNSTFPEFFHNMDYFKFHDMRPPFTYATLIRWAILEAPEKQRTLNEIYHWFTRMFAFFRNHPATWKNAIRHNLSLHKCFVRVESEKGAVWTVDEFEFRKKRSQRPSRCSNPTPGP